A portion of the Shewanella sp. SNU WT4 genome contains these proteins:
- the istA gene encoding IS21-like element ISSba11 family transposase: MPGHRITDQQIRLFMSKRKDHLQVTAASKAGISERSARRIESGQRQLGPSKPRNYRTRTDPLELVWDPVVLPLLQLSDTITPVGVFDYLCEEYSDVFAVTLRRTLERRIQKWRQINGQDKEVIFRQVKEFGQLGIMDFTWADFIVTIRGTTLKHRFFNYRLPASGWSYVQVVYGGESFVAVATGLQNAFEQSNGVPQEVRTDSLSAAYKNHSNETLFTERFSELSIHYGFKPSKNNTGIAHENGAIESANNHLKNQIRQALAIRGSSDFDSIDEYETFIDDVVQRRNRRIMALLIDEQRQLQPLPKFESVNYEIYPVKVSSTSTFQLKRVTYSVPSRLVGATLRVHLFDKKLDIYCHGVHTATLTRVHTSANNRGHQINYRHLIGALVKKPRAFRGCQWRDQLLPNEDYRQIWKNVDALLSADEASLYMVRLLNIASKSDREEAVGRFVLEGINLGQRPNIVDCEERFLKDEEWEFNPKVQQHSLASYQQILDEVNEYVS; encoded by the coding sequence GTGCCAGGTCATCGAATTACAGATCAACAAATAAGGCTATTTATGTCTAAACGAAAAGATCACCTTCAAGTTACTGCGGCGAGCAAAGCTGGCATTTCGGAACGCTCTGCAAGACGAATTGAATCCGGCCAGCGACAATTAGGCCCATCAAAACCTCGAAACTACCGTACTCGTACCGACCCCCTAGAACTTGTATGGGACCCCGTCGTTTTACCACTCCTACAACTTTCTGACACTATTACTCCTGTTGGCGTGTTTGATTATCTTTGCGAAGAATATTCAGATGTTTTCGCTGTAACGCTAAGGCGAACCCTTGAGCGACGTATTCAAAAATGGCGACAGATAAATGGCCAAGATAAAGAGGTTATTTTTCGCCAAGTTAAAGAATTCGGTCAGTTGGGGATCATGGATTTCACTTGGGCGGATTTCATTGTCACGATTAGAGGAACAACTCTTAAGCATCGATTTTTTAACTATCGATTACCTGCAAGTGGTTGGAGTTACGTTCAAGTCGTATACGGCGGAGAAAGCTTCGTAGCTGTTGCTACAGGCTTACAAAATGCCTTTGAACAATCAAATGGTGTTCCACAGGAAGTCAGAACGGATAGCTTGAGCGCTGCTTATAAAAACCATTCCAACGAAACATTATTTACTGAACGATTTTCAGAATTATCGATTCATTATGGTTTCAAACCTTCTAAAAATAACACCGGCATTGCCCATGAAAATGGTGCCATTGAAAGCGCCAACAATCATCTAAAAAACCAAATCCGACAAGCTTTGGCTATTCGAGGTTCAAGTGACTTTGATAGCATTGACGAGTATGAAACATTTATTGATGACGTCGTCCAAAGACGTAATCGCCGTATTATGGCACTTCTCATCGATGAGCAACGACAATTACAACCCTTACCTAAATTTGAAAGTGTTAATTACGAAATTTACCCAGTAAAAGTATCGAGCACCAGTACGTTTCAGTTAAAACGAGTGACTTATTCAGTACCATCCAGACTCGTCGGTGCAACATTGCGCGTGCATCTTTTCGATAAAAAATTAGATATCTATTGCCATGGAGTGCACACCGCCACGCTCACTCGCGTACATACGTCAGCAAATAATCGCGGTCATCAAATTAATTATCGTCACTTAATCGGTGCACTAGTGAAAAAACCTCGAGCATTCAGGGGGTGCCAATGGCGAGACCAATTGCTTCCAAATGAAGACTATCGCCAAATATGGAAGAATGTCGATGCTCTACTAAGTGCTGATGAAGCAAGTCTTTATATGGTTAGGTTACTCAATATCGCCAGTAAATCAGATCGTGAAGAAGCGGTAGGAAGATTCGTTCTCGAAGGGATAAACCTAGGGCAACGGCCAAACATAGTTGACTGTGAAGAACGTTTTTTAAAAGACGAAGAGTGGGAATTTAACCCTAAAGTACAACAACATAGCTTAGCGTCTTATCAGCAAATTCTTGACGAGGTGAATGAATATGTCAGTTGA
- the istB gene encoding IS21-like element ISSba11 family helper ATPase IstB: protein MSVETLPIILKELRLVSLLPHWQPLAEKAREQHWPVERYLAELCQLELSCREQKRLHRGLKEATLPIGKYLDTYDFSEVEGLSKKQVWHLADNAEWLKTGDNILLFGASGLGKTHIAAGLGYRLVEQGHRVKFMSASLLVQHLQKAKEELRLPEALVKLDRFAVLILDDLGYVQKSTEETSVLFELIAHRYERYSLIITSNQSFEDWDKLFSDTVMTVAAIDRLIHHAKILQCKGESYRRKEAQNKLN, encoded by the coding sequence ATGTCAGTTGAAACGTTGCCTATTATTCTCAAAGAGCTTCGGCTAGTGAGCTTACTTCCACATTGGCAACCGTTGGCTGAGAAAGCACGAGAGCAGCATTGGCCGGTGGAGCGTTACTTAGCTGAATTATGCCAATTAGAACTCAGTTGCAGAGAACAAAAGCGATTGCACCGAGGCTTAAAAGAAGCAACGTTACCAATAGGTAAATATCTTGATACCTATGATTTTAGCGAGGTTGAAGGCTTATCCAAGAAGCAAGTCTGGCATTTAGCCGATAATGCTGAGTGGTTGAAAACAGGAGATAATATCTTGCTGTTCGGTGCCAGTGGTTTAGGTAAAACACATATTGCCGCTGGACTTGGTTATCGTCTTGTAGAGCAAGGGCATAGAGTTAAATTTATGAGTGCGAGCCTACTTGTGCAGCACCTGCAAAAAGCGAAAGAAGAGCTGAGATTGCCAGAAGCCCTAGTCAAATTGGACAGATTTGCAGTGTTAATCTTAGACGATCTAGGCTACGTGCAAAAAAGTACAGAAGAAACTAGCGTCTTGTTCGAGCTTATCGCGCATCGTTATGAAAGATATAGCCTAATAATAACCTCAAACCAATCATTCGAAGATTGGGATAAGTTATTCAGTGACACCGTGATGACCGTAGCTGCAATCGATAGGCTGATCCACCACGCGAAAATTTTGCAATGCAAAGGAGAAAGCTACAGGCGAAAAGAAGCCCAAAACAAACTAAATTAA
- a CDS encoding ISAs1 family transposase gives MNTNAFSQYFGKIEDPRQSQKIQYPLFDILFLTVISVISGAEGWQDIEDYGKGHLKWFQNKGLFRQGIPVHDTIARVIASIKPTLFQQCFLDWIKAVNKLTEGELIAIDGKTLRGSYNRDQRRSTIHMVSAFSSANKLVLGQMKTSEKSNEITAIPELLKLLDIKGCLVSIDAMGCQTNIASTIIAQEGDYLLAVKDNQPTLAKAVTATMNAHISQRIEANEVQLEQAHGRVDIREYHVVSGEKIAHDFPEWKHIKSIGVAIGYRQPKTGKASLDYRYYISSAALSAEQFAEAVRNHWGIENSLHWVLDASMNEDACQIYRGNAAENLACVRHIALNALRKEKSNLSVRRKQKKAWMKPEYAEQVLAAGFDVSKK, from the coding sequence ATGAATACCAATGCTTTTTCTCAATATTTCGGCAAAATAGAAGACCCACGACAGTCTCAAAAAATTCAATATCCGCTTTTTGATATTCTCTTTTTAACCGTCATATCGGTGATTAGCGGGGCTGAAGGCTGGCAAGATATTGAGGACTACGGGAAAGGCCACTTGAAATGGTTCCAAAACAAAGGGTTATTCAGACAAGGTATCCCTGTTCACGATACCATCGCGCGGGTGATAGCGAGCATTAAACCAACCCTGTTTCAACAGTGCTTTCTCGATTGGATTAAGGCGGTTAACAAGCTGACTGAGGGCGAACTGATTGCCATCGATGGTAAAACATTGCGCGGCTCTTACAACCGTGATCAGCGCCGCTCGACGATTCACATGGTGAGCGCCTTTTCATCCGCCAACAAGCTTGTACTTGGCCAGATGAAGACGTCAGAGAAATCGAATGAGATAACGGCCATCCCAGAGCTGCTTAAGTTATTGGATATCAAGGGTTGTCTGGTTTCAATCGATGCAATGGGTTGTCAAACGAACATTGCCAGCACGATTATCGCACAAGAAGGTGACTACTTATTAGCCGTAAAAGACAATCAGCCTACGCTAGCAAAAGCCGTCACAGCAACGATGAATGCGCATATTTCACAACGAATTGAAGCTAACGAAGTGCAGTTAGAGCAAGCACATGGTCGGGTTGACATTCGGGAGTATCATGTTGTCTCGGGAGAAAAAATTGCCCATGACTTTCCAGAATGGAAACACATAAAAAGCATCGGCGTCGCGATTGGGTATAGGCAGCCCAAAACAGGGAAAGCGTCATTGGATTATCGTTACTACATCAGCTCGGCAGCGCTTAGCGCGGAACAATTCGCAGAGGCAGTGCGCAATCACTGGGGAATAGAAAACAGCTTACACTGGGTGCTTGATGCAAGCATGAATGAGGATGCTTGTCAGATTTATCGCGGTAATGCGGCGGAGAATTTAGCGTGTGTACGACACATTGCGCTGAATGCGTTACGGAAAGAAAAGTCGAATCTTAGCGTTCGACGTAAACAGAAAAAAGCGTGGATGAAACCGGAATATGCGGAGCAAGTTTTAGCGGCAGGATTCGATGTGAGTAAAAAATAG
- a CDS encoding site-specific integrase, whose protein sequence is MRIEMLRVTVEKVRPSMPSCTKHKIRVRTVDSGQVLSQKSRTFPTQKKAKIFKENLENHFKTGGYSFLNGEKKYCTIRVVINDYLTNIQTKSGINTKAASLLKRIANTPFGLAPADNLHEAHWYSLAADMSNEWRVKPQTTANNLSILNSALKDCVTILRYRINLGSYSNAISTARRKGYIARSNARTRRPTSDELTKITITLKNEELAKPRTIPMLDIFEFACETAARLGEICGNKITWGDWDANSGLLTIRNRKNPKKGTTVTSRFKLSAKSIEIIMRQPRGRDIDPIFPYNPRSVGAAWRRLNKSLDIVDLHFRDLRAEALCRLYEAGWSLSAISKVSGHRSLDILNNFYLRYYPTLPSRLAA, encoded by the coding sequence ATGAGGATAGAAATGCTTCGAGTTACTGTAGAAAAAGTGCGACCTAGTATGCCTTCATGTACAAAGCATAAAATTCGCGTACGTACTGTTGATAGTGGTCAGGTTTTAAGTCAGAAATCACGTACGTTCCCAACACAAAAAAAAGCAAAAATCTTTAAAGAGAATTTAGAAAATCATTTTAAAACAGGTGGTTATAGTTTTTTAAATGGGGAAAAAAAATACTGTACCATTCGCGTTGTTATCAATGATTATTTGACCAACATCCAAACAAAAAGTGGTATTAATACCAAAGCTGCATCTCTGCTAAAACGCATTGCAAACACCCCGTTTGGGTTAGCTCCAGCTGATAACCTCCATGAAGCTCATTGGTATTCTCTAGCCGCTGATATGAGTAATGAGTGGCGGGTAAAACCACAAACCACTGCAAATAATCTATCTATTTTGAATTCCGCACTAAAAGACTGTGTGACGATTCTGCGTTATCGCATCAATTTAGGTTCATATTCAAATGCAATTTCGACTGCTAGACGTAAAGGGTACATAGCACGAAGCAACGCTCGTACCCGTCGCCCAACTAGCGACGAACTAACAAAAATCACTATAACACTCAAAAACGAAGAGCTTGCCAAACCACGAACTATACCAATGCTCGACATCTTTGAATTTGCCTGTGAAACAGCTGCTCGGTTAGGTGAAATTTGTGGGAACAAAATAACATGGGGGGATTGGGACGCCAATAGCGGCTTACTTACAATACGTAATAGAAAAAATCCAAAGAAAGGAACAACTGTTACATCGCGATTTAAACTCTCAGCCAAATCGATTGAAATCATTATGCGTCAGCCTCGCGGGAGAGATATTGACCCAATTTTCCCCTATAACCCAAGGTCAGTCGGTGCCGCATGGCGTAGATTGAATAAATCACTCGACATAGTAGATTTACATTTTCGGGACCTTCGGGCGGAGGCTTTATGCCGACTCTACGAAGCTGGTTGGTCGCTATCAGCTATTTCAAAGGTATCAGGTCATAGATCCCTCGACATTCTCAATAATTTTTATCTTCGCTACTATCCGACCCTGCCAAGTCGTTTAGCAGCATAG
- a CDS encoding site-specific integrase, with translation MATINIETIQRKTGIRYKARVRASRNNKRIFGKSKTFDKKSEALGWAKGIIKELDESGIPNVDIPNKSILIGDLITLYLNDAFTSRNLGRSKTAVLRRLRSYDIALVKADELTPTDLVRHCRERLNEPTAPLPQTVYQDVTYLRSVINVAGPMFGYKANIHAHNEAIPTLVKYGLIGRSDKRDRRPTKLELKMAEEGLRQRQSHRASHIPLVDIFHISISTCMRLGEVTRVTWEDFDERAATLTIRDRKDPRNTRGNHCTIPLFPEAIDIIKRQPKVGEKIFPFNSQSIGAAWLQICKQHNIENLHYHDLRAEGACQLFERGLNIVEISKITGHRDINVLNNIYLRVGVAKSHQR, from the coding sequence ATGGCAACGATAAATATCGAAACAATTCAACGAAAAACAGGGATTAGGTATAAAGCACGAGTGCGCGCGTCGCGAAACAACAAGCGTATTTTTGGAAAATCTAAGACTTTTGATAAAAAATCAGAAGCTCTTGGATGGGCAAAGGGAATTATTAAAGAGCTGGATGAAAGTGGGATTCCCAATGTTGATATACCCAATAAAAGCATCCTTATTGGTGATCTCATCACGCTATACCTAAATGATGCTTTTACTTCAAGAAATCTCGGACGATCTAAAACAGCAGTGCTTAGACGTTTACGCAGTTACGACATAGCATTGGTGAAAGCCGATGAACTCACTCCCACAGATCTTGTAAGACACTGTAGAGAGCGTCTAAATGAGCCTACTGCACCGCTTCCGCAAACCGTGTATCAAGATGTAACTTACCTGCGCAGCGTAATTAACGTAGCTGGGCCTATGTTCGGTTACAAAGCGAATATCCATGCCCACAACGAAGCAATTCCGACTCTCGTCAAATATGGTCTTATTGGTCGAAGTGATAAAAGAGATCGGCGGCCAACTAAATTAGAACTAAAGATGGCTGAAGAGGGTTTAAGACAAAGGCAGTCTCACAGAGCATCACACATCCCCCTTGTAGATATATTTCATATTTCAATATCAACCTGTATGCGCCTCGGCGAGGTAACTCGTGTAACGTGGGAGGATTTCGATGAACGGGCGGCTACTTTAACTATTAGAGATCGTAAAGATCCGCGTAATACACGCGGCAATCACTGCACTATCCCTCTATTCCCAGAAGCCATTGATATCATTAAACGCCAACCTAAAGTCGGCGAAAAAATTTTTCCATTTAATTCACAATCAATCGGAGCTGCGTGGCTGCAAATCTGCAAACAACACAATATTGAAAACCTACACTACCACGATCTCAGAGCCGAGGGTGCTTGTCAATTATTTGAAAGAGGCTTAAATATCGTAGAAATCTCTAAAATCACGGGGCATAGAGATATCAATGTTTTGAATAACATCTATCTAAGAGTAGGAGTTGCTAAGTCACATCAACGTTAA
- the dusA gene encoding tRNA dihydrouridine(20/20a) synthase DusA, with protein MQLNRTFSIAPMLDWTDRHYRYFARLMSANTLLYTEMVTTGAILHGKGDYLGYNQQEHPLALQLGGSDPVSLAQCAKRAEDYGYDEVNLNVGCPSDRVQNGRFGACLMAEPQLVAECVNAMRAQVSMPVTVKTRIGIDDHDSYEFLTQFIDTVSDAGCDTFIIHARKAWLNGLSPKENREIPPLDYERAYQLKRDYPHLHISVNGGVTSLAEAKLHLAQLDGVMVGREAYQNPYLLAEVDNQLTGTDTPVLTRDQVVDIMLPYIEQHLADGGRLNHISRHMLGLYQGLPGARVWRRHLSEQAHKPGAGIEVMLKAREMMNEQAQLVSQY; from the coding sequence ATGCAACTCAACCGCACTTTCTCAATCGCTCCCATGCTAGATTGGACCGATAGACACTATCGTTATTTTGCACGTCTAATGTCGGCCAATACTTTGCTTTATACCGAAATGGTGACCACGGGCGCTATTTTACACGGTAAAGGTGATTACTTAGGTTATAACCAGCAAGAGCATCCGTTAGCCTTGCAGTTAGGCGGTAGCGATCCTGTGAGTTTGGCGCAGTGCGCTAAGCGCGCCGAGGATTATGGTTATGATGAGGTCAATCTTAACGTCGGCTGTCCATCGGATCGAGTACAAAACGGCCGTTTTGGTGCCTGTTTAATGGCTGAACCGCAGTTAGTTGCTGAATGCGTAAATGCGATGCGTGCGCAAGTTTCTATGCCTGTCACTGTTAAGACGCGCATTGGCATAGATGATCACGATAGCTACGAGTTTTTGACTCAGTTTATTGATACTGTCTCTGATGCCGGTTGCGATACCTTTATTATTCATGCGCGTAAAGCATGGCTCAATGGCTTGAGCCCAAAAGAGAATCGTGAAATTCCGCCATTAGATTATGAGCGCGCCTATCAGCTCAAACGAGATTATCCGCATTTGCACATTAGCGTGAATGGCGGCGTGACTTCACTTGCAGAAGCTAAGCTCCATTTGGCGCAGTTAGATGGAGTGATGGTGGGGCGCGAGGCTTATCAGAATCCTTATTTACTGGCAGAAGTTGATAATCAACTGACTGGCACTGACACTCCAGTGTTAACGCGCGATCAAGTGGTTGATATTATGCTGCCTTATATTGAGCAGCATTTAGCCGATGGCGGGCGCTTAAACCATATTAGCCGCCATATGCTCGGTTTATATCAAGGCTTGCCTGGCGCGCGCGTTTGGCGTCGCCATTTAAGTGAGCAAGCCCATAAGCCTGGCGCTGGGATTGAGGTCATGCTTAAGGCGCGTGAGATGATGAATGAGCAAGCTCAGTTAGTCAGTCAGTATTAA
- a CDS encoding enoyl-CoA hydratase, which produces MNNIQVQDQQGVRIICFNRPEKRNALNLDMYKRVTEYLIEGEADNGIRAFMFCGKNQCFTSGNDIADFLNNGDLGPTHPAVRFLYCLLELKKPVVAAVSGSAVGIGTTLLLHCDLVYADDSAVFQLPFVNLALVPEAGATLLLPKLIGYQKAAELLLLGESFSAETAKQLNMINDIVEASQLYEFALAKAVRLAQQPPQSLQATRQLMRPHKSRVQHQMHQELEQFSACLHGEEARTKLTKFIQKK; this is translated from the coding sequence ATGAACAATATCCAAGTCCAAGATCAACAGGGCGTTAGGATAATTTGCTTTAATCGGCCAGAAAAGCGCAATGCACTTAATCTTGATATGTATAAACGAGTTACAGAATACCTGATCGAGGGGGAAGCCGACAACGGTATTCGTGCTTTTATGTTCTGTGGAAAGAATCAATGTTTTACATCTGGCAACGATATTGCTGATTTTCTTAACAATGGCGATTTAGGCCCAACCCACCCTGCGGTTAGATTTTTGTATTGCTTGTTAGAGCTTAAAAAGCCTGTGGTAGCAGCGGTGTCAGGCTCAGCGGTCGGGATAGGAACCACCTTATTACTGCACTGTGATTTAGTCTATGCCGATGACAGCGCGGTATTTCAACTGCCATTTGTTAATTTAGCGTTAGTACCCGAAGCGGGTGCCACCTTGCTGCTACCTAAATTAATTGGCTATCAAAAAGCCGCTGAATTATTGCTATTAGGCGAGAGTTTTAGCGCTGAAACCGCCAAGCAGCTCAATATGATCAATGATATTGTAGAAGCATCGCAACTGTATGAATTTGCACTGGCTAAAGCGGTACGTTTGGCACAGCAACCCCCGCAATCATTACAAGCCACTCGCCAGTTAATGCGGCCACATAAGAGCCGAGTACAACATCAAATGCATCAAGAATTAGAGCAATTTAGCGCTTGTTTACACGGCGAAGAAGCGCGGACTAAATTGACTAAATTTATTCAAAAAAAGTAA
- a CDS encoding copper chaperone PCu(A)C: MTLRTKIKQLFTAFGISVVSLGSYAEVTFDQGHVRAMPPSAPNTAAYLSLSNQGDKTVKLVGVRTDIARESQLHTIIEQDGVVKMRQIHELTIAPQHSLTLSAGGDHIMLLGLKTPLTLGQSVGLQLQFDDGQTLDVSLPVMAIGAEETHHQHH, translated from the coding sequence ATGACATTGAGAACAAAAATTAAACAGCTGTTTACAGCCTTTGGCATCAGTGTTGTGAGTCTTGGAAGTTATGCCGAAGTAACATTTGACCAAGGTCATGTCCGCGCCATGCCGCCTTCAGCCCCTAATACCGCCGCTTATTTGAGTTTATCTAATCAAGGGGATAAAACCGTCAAGCTGGTAGGTGTAAGGACTGATATCGCCCGTGAGTCGCAGCTACACACTATTATCGAGCAAGATGGTGTGGTTAAAATGCGCCAAATCCATGAGTTAACTATTGCGCCGCAGCACAGCTTAACCTTAAGCGCTGGCGGCGATCATATTATGCTGCTCGGACTTAAGACACCGCTGACGCTTGGTCAATCCGTTGGCTTGCAATTGCAATTTGATGATGGTCAAACCTTAGATGTCAGCCTACCTGTGATGGCCATAGGCGCAGAAGAAACTCATCACCAACATCACTAA
- a CDS encoding DUF2333 family protein has translation MALSAKRIILSLLGLFVILYGITIWWSVEPDVIHAKQMNDTQSKPLVGYATTSALIDTMETLLTKPGGWQSNDILLPTVMMDDMASFEFGALEQVRDLAGVMRKEFSRSQSQSSADPDLLGAHSKLNISHTSWLVPSSESEYQDAVKLLKLYRARMADPDNQDAQFYARADNLNEWLKEVQKRLGSLSQNLSASVGQDRLNTDLAGDSGARQSTPSHGTTQVKTSWWRIDNVFYETRGSAWALLNFMKAIEIDFADVLKKKNAEVSLRQIIRELEATQQPVWSPIILNGNGFGFVANHSLVMANYISRANAAVIDLTNLLTQG, from the coding sequence ATAGCTCTATCCGCAAAACGTATAATATTGTCCTTACTGGGATTGTTTGTAATTCTTTATGGAATAACTATTTGGTGGAGCGTTGAACCTGACGTGATCCACGCCAAACAGATGAATGACACTCAAAGTAAACCGCTCGTCGGTTACGCCACTACCAGTGCCTTGATTGACACTATGGAGACCTTACTGACTAAACCCGGTGGTTGGCAGTCTAACGATATCTTGCTGCCGACTGTGATGATGGATGATATGGCGTCGTTTGAGTTCGGTGCGCTTGAGCAAGTGCGCGATCTTGCGGGTGTCATGCGTAAAGAATTTAGCCGCAGTCAATCGCAGTCATCGGCCGACCCAGATTTGTTAGGCGCGCATTCTAAACTGAATATTTCCCACACTAGCTGGCTAGTACCAAGTTCAGAAAGTGAGTATCAAGATGCGGTTAAATTATTGAAGCTGTATCGCGCGCGCATGGCTGATCCTGATAATCAGGACGCCCAGTTTTACGCCCGCGCTGACAACCTCAATGAATGGCTCAAAGAAGTGCAAAAGCGTTTAGGCAGCTTGTCACAAAACTTATCGGCGAGTGTGGGCCAAGATAGATTAAATACTGATTTAGCGGGCGATTCTGGCGCGCGCCAATCAACCCCGTCACATGGCACTACGCAAGTGAAAACTAGCTGGTGGCGTATTGATAATGTCTTTTATGAAACTCGTGGCTCAGCGTGGGCACTGCTGAATTTTATGAAAGCGATTGAAATCGATTTTGCCGATGTTCTAAAGAAGAAAAATGCCGAGGTGAGCTTACGTCAGATTATTCGTGAGCTTGAGGCAACTCAGCAACCTGTATGGTCGCCGATTATTTTAAATGGCAACGGTTTTGGCTTTGTGGCCAACCATTCATTAGTCATGGCGAACTATATTTCGCGCGCCAATGCTGCTGTCATTGATTTAACTAATTTGTTAACACAAGGGTAA
- a CDS encoding TIGR04219 family outer membrane beta-barrel protein, producing the protein MKKVLLVSSLFAAMAAGSASADTLLGFKVGADYWMADTSGTFANEGAIQPNYNFDSSSQGSLWFAFEHPIPLIPNVLVRENRVKDDYSSAATSGKVDLSNTDYVLYYELLDNDLVSLDVGGAYKLMHGSYRTTLSNTDIDSGIVMAYANAMVGIPGLGLFGFADVMAGLNETSVHDVQLGLGWKFDGALLDTSVRVGYRQFNFDANDFSGANSDLKFDGVFAGVELDF; encoded by the coding sequence ATGAAAAAAGTATTATTAGTCAGTTCTTTATTTGCTGCCATGGCAGCAGGTAGCGCATCAGCTGATACCTTACTGGGCTTTAAAGTCGGTGCTGATTACTGGATGGCTGACACCAGTGGCACTTTTGCTAATGAAGGCGCAATTCAGCCTAATTACAACTTCGATTCATCATCGCAAGGAAGTTTATGGTTTGCCTTTGAGCATCCAATTCCGCTGATCCCGAATGTATTAGTGCGTGAAAATCGCGTTAAAGATGATTATTCAAGCGCAGCTACCTCAGGTAAGGTTGATTTAAGTAATACTGACTATGTGCTGTATTACGAACTGCTCGACAATGACTTAGTCTCGTTAGATGTGGGCGGCGCTTATAAGTTAATGCATGGTAGTTATCGCACTACGCTTAGCAATACTGACATAGATTCAGGCATAGTTATGGCTTATGCCAATGCCATGGTAGGTATTCCTGGTTTAGGTTTATTTGGCTTTGCGGATGTGATGGCTGGGCTTAATGAAACTAGCGTTCATGACGTGCAGTTAGGTTTAGGTTGGAAGTTTGATGGCGCGCTATTAGATACCAGCGTGCGCGTTGGTTATCGCCAGTTTAACTTTGATGCCAATGATTTCTCTGGCGCCAATTCTGACTTGAAGTTTGATGGTGTGTTTGCCGGTGTTGAATTAGATTTCTAA